In the genome of Montipora foliosa isolate CH-2021 chromosome 3, ASM3666993v2, whole genome shotgun sequence, one region contains:
- the LOC137996378 gene encoding uncharacterized protein codes for MVFNVKKCKVMRLTKKRQPLVSNYSLDNSPLKEVKEFKDLGVTTTDNYNWNSHIDIIVSKANRMLGLIKRTCRGLDDTKTLRTLYCALVRSNVEYCSVVWSYYTKKNIEKVEKVQRRATKFIFKTEDNYETRLKKLNFMSLKNRRILADVTFLYKALNGISNVNIDSYIDFYSDAVHYAFRKYDDLSLKKKYARTDPLKYSFFHRIVDSWNLLPYDIRKAVSVNIFKRGVKKFLLGNTLN; via the coding sequence ATGGTTTTTAATGTCAAAAAGTGCAAAGTTATGAGATTAACAAAGAAAAGGCAACCTTTAGTCTCTAATTATTCCTTGGATAATTCTCCTTTGAAAGAAGTTAAAGAATTCAAAGACTTGGGAGTTACAACTACTGATAATTATAACTGGAACTCGCACATCGATATTATTGTGTCGAAAGCAAACAGAATGTTAGGGTTAATTAAAAGGACGTGTAGAGGTCTGGACGATACTAAGACTCTGAGAACTCTCTACTGCGCATTGGTTCGATCGAATGTTGAATACTGCTCTGTGGTATGGTCATACTATACCAAAAAAAACatagaaaaagttgaaaaagtacAAAGAAGAGCAACCAAGTTCATTTTCAAGACTGAGGACAATTACGAGACCCGTTTAAAGAAGCTAAATTTCATGTCACTTAAAAACAGGAGAATTCTAGCTGATGTTACTTTTTTATATAAAGCTCTCAATGGAATAAGCAATGTCAATATTGATTCTTACATTGATTTTTATTCTGATGCTGTTCATTATGCATTTAGGAAATACGATGATTTATCTCttaaaaagaaatatgcaagaacAGACCCACTCaaatatagtttttttcataggATAGTTGACTCCTGGAATCTTCTGCCCTACGATATTCGTAAGGCAGTAagtgtaaatatttttaagcGGGGAGTTAAGAAGTTTTTATTGGGCAATACATTAAATTAG